From the Planktothricoides raciborskii GIHE-MW2 genome, the window GAACCTAAAAGCCGCAGGGATCCAAGCTTGTACCGGCGGGATTATCGGCATGGGGGAAACCTGGGAAAATCGGGTAGATTTAGCGTTATCGTTGCGCGAACTGGAAGTCGAGTCAGTGCCGTTGAATTTACTGAATCCTCGCGAAGGCACCCCATTAGACCATTGTTCTAAGCTCGATCCTTACGAAGCTTTAAAGGCGATCGCCATTTTCCGGCTGATCCTGCCCACACAAATTATTCGCTACGCCGGTGGCAGAGAAGCGGTCATGGGCGAACTCCAAGCCCAAGGCTTAAAAGCGGGAATTAATGCCATGCTGATTGGCCATTACCTCACCACCCTAGGGCAACCCCCAGAAAAAGACCATGAAATGCTCGCCCAACTTGGGCTAGAAGGTTCAGAAGCCCCCGTGCCGGTTTTCGACCATTAAACAATTCCACCATCAACCAATGGTCTATCAATCTAGCCGGTAAATAACTTGTAAATTGTGGCTTCGGCGAAAAACGTGACTTTTCCTTTGGAATTAATGTGGGCTTTGATTGGCTTGCTACTAACAATTGCTGGCACCTTTATCGAAGCCTCAATGATCAGCCCTCCTTGGGATTGGGACTCCCAGGGAATTTCCATTTTTTCTCTGGGTGTCACCTATCAAATTGGGGCTGTTTTATTAATCGGATGTTTGGGCGGTAAAAAAGCCGGTACACTATCGCAAATTGCTTATTTAATCTTAGGATTACTCTGGCTGCCGGTGTTTAGCCAAGGGGGGGGGTGGACGTATTTAAAGGAACCTTCCATTGGCTACTTACTCGGATTTGTTCCGGGGGGTTGGGTTTGTGGCACCTTGGCTTTTAGAAAACGCTTGCGGTTGGAATATCTGGCGTTCAGTTGTCTTTGTGGATTACTGGTGATTCATATGGTGGGCATCAGCTATTTAATTGTCAGTCATTACTTTATTGATGTACCATTAGTGCCCCAAATATTTAAATACTCCGTCGCCCCCTTGTTAGGACATTTAGTTATTGTCTGTGAGGTGACAGTATTGGCTTTTATGTTGCGAAAGTTTCTGCTTTATTAAGTTGTCTGGTTGTGGGTTAATTTGGGTAAATCACCCCTAAATGCAATTTGTTAACTTTGAATTATGGAGAAAATGATGCAATTAAATATGAAATTTAAAAATAGCGTATTTTGGATCGCGGCTTTGATTAGTTTGG encodes:
- a CDS encoding biotin transporter BioY — its product is MTFPLELMWALIGLLLTIAGTFIEASMISPPWDWDSQGISIFSLGVTYQIGAVLLIGCLGGKKAGTLSQIAYLILGLLWLPVFSQGGGWTYLKEPSIGYLLGFVPGGWVCGTLAFRKRLRLEYLAFSCLCGLLVIHMVGISYLIVSHYFIDVPLVPQIFKYSVAPLLGHLVIVCEVTVLAFMLRKFLLY